One part of the Arabidopsis thaliana chromosome 4, partial sequence genome encodes these proteins:
- the PPOX gene encoding Flavin containing amine oxidoreductase family (PPOX; FUNCTIONS IN: oxygen-dependent protoporphyrinogen oxidase activity; INVOLVED IN: porphyrin biosynthetic process; LOCATED IN: chloroplast, chloroplast envelope; EXPRESSED IN: 25 plant structures; EXPRESSED DURING: 16 growth stages; CONTAINS InterPro DOMAIN/s: Amine oxidase (InterPro:IPR002937), Protoporphyrinogen oxidase (InterPro:IPR004572); BEST Arabidopsis thaliana protein match is: Flavin containing amine oxidoreductase family (TAIR:AT5G14220.1); Has 2258 Blast hits to 2244 proteins in 787 species: Archae - 6; Bacteria - 1416; Metazoa - 200; Fungi - 137; Plants - 154; Viruses - 0; Other Eukaryotes - 345 (source: NCBI BLink).), with protein MELSLLRPTTQSLLPSFSKPNLRLNVYKPLRLRCSVAGGPTVGSSKIEGGGGTTITTDCVIVGGGISGLCIAQALATKHPDAAPNLIVTEAKDRVGGNIITREENGFLWEEGPNSFQPSDPMLTMVVDSGLKDDLVLGDPTAPRFVLWNGKLRPVPSKLTDLPFFDLMSIGGKIRAGFGALGIRPSPPGREESVEEFVRRNLGDEVFERLIEPFCSGVYAGDPSKLSMKAAFGKVWKLEQNGGSIIGGTFKAIQERKNAPKAERDPRLPKPQGQTVGSFRKGLRMLPEAISARLGSKVKLSWKLSGITKLESGGYNLTYETPDGLVSVQSKSVVMTVPSHVASGLLRPLSESAANALSKLYYPPVAAVSISYPKEAIRTECLIDGELKGFGQLHPRTQGVETLGTIYSSSLFPNRAPPGRILLLNYIGGSTNTGILSKSEGELVEAVDRDLRKMLIKPNSTDPLKLGVRVWPQAIPQFLVGHFDILDTAKSSLTSSGYEGLFLGGNYVAGVALGRCVEGAYETAIEVNNFMSRYAYK; from the exons ATGGAGTTATCTCTTCTCCGTCCGACGACTCAATCGCTTCTTCCGTCGTTTTCGAAGCCCAATCTCCGATTAAATGTTTATAAGCCTCTTAGACTCCGTTGTTCAGTGGCCGGTGGACCAACCGTCGGATCTTCAAAAATCGAAGGCGGAGGAGGCACCACCATCACGACGGATTGTGTGATTGTCGGCGGAGGTATTAGTGGTCTTTGCATCGCTCAGGCGCTTGCTACTAAGCATCCTGATGCTGCTCCGAATTTAATTGTGACCGAGGCTAAGGATCGTGTTGGAGGCAACATTATCACTCGTGAAGAGAATGGTTTTCTCTGGGAAGAAGGTCCCAATAGTTTTCAACCGTCTGATCCTATGCTCACTATGGTG GTAGATAGTGGTTTGAAGGATGATTTGGTGTTGGGAGATCCTACTGCGCCAAGGTTTGTGTTGTGGAATGGGAAATTGAGGCCGGTTCCATCGAAGCTAACAGACTTACCgttctttgatttgatgagTATTGGTGGGAAGATTAGAGCTGGTTTTGGTGCACTTGGCATTCGACCGTCACCTCCA GGTCGTGAAGAATCTGTGGAGGAGTTTGTACGGCGTAACCTCGGTGATGAGGTTTTTGAGCGCCTGATTGAACCGTTTTGTTCAG GTGTTTATGCTGGTGATCCTTCAAAACTGAGCATGAAAGCAGCGTTTGGGAAGGTTTGGAAACTAGAGCAAAATGGTGGAAGCATAATAGGTGGTACTTTTAAGGCAATTCAGGAGAGGAAAAACGCTCCCAAGGCAGAACGAGACCC GCGCCTGCCAAAACCACAGGGCCAAACAGTTGGTTCTTTCAGGAAGGGACTTCGAATGTTGCCAGAAGCAATATCTGCAAG ATTAGGTAGCAAAGTTAAGTTGTCTTGGAAGCTCTCAGGTATCACTAAGCTGGAGAGCGGAGGATACAACTTAACATATGAGACTCCAGATGGTTTAGTTTCCGTGCAGAGCAAAAGTGTTGTAATGACGGTGCCATCTCATGTTGCAAGTGGTCTCTTGCGCCCTCTTTCT GAATCTGCTGCAAATGCACTCTCAAAACTATATTACCCACCAGTTGCAGCAGTATCTATCTCGTACCCGAAAGAAGCAATCCGAACAGAATGTTTGATAGATGGTGAACTAAAGGGTTTTGGGCAATTGCATCCACGCACGCAAGGAGTTGAAACATTAG GAACTATCTACAGCTCCTCACTCTTTCCAAATCGCGCACCGCCCGGAAGAATTTTGCTGTTGAACTACATTGGCGGGTCTACAAACACCGGAATTCTGTCCAAG TCTGAAGGTGAGTTAGTGGAAGCAGTTGACAGAGATTTGAGGAAAATGCTAATTAAGCCTAATTCGACCGATCCACTTAAATTAGGAGTTAGGGTATGGCCTCAAGCCATTCCTCAGTTTCTAGTTGGTCACTTTGATATCCTTGACACGGCTAAATCATCTCTAACGTCTTCGGGCTACGAAGGGCTATTTTTGGGTGGCAATTACGTCGCTGGTGTAGCCTTAGGCCGGTGTGTAGAAGGCGCATATGAAACCGCGATTGAGGTCAACAACTTCATGTCACGGTACGCTTACAAGTAA
- the PPOX gene encoding Flavin containing amine oxidoreductase family (PPOX; FUNCTIONS IN: oxygen-dependent protoporphyrinogen oxidase activity; INVOLVED IN: porphyrin biosynthetic process; LOCATED IN: chloroplast, chloroplast envelope; EXPRESSED IN: 25 plant structures; EXPRESSED DURING: 16 growth stages; CONTAINS InterPro DOMAIN/s: Amine oxidase (InterPro:IPR002937), Protoporphyrinogen oxidase (InterPro:IPR004572); BEST Arabidopsis thaliana protein match is: Flavin containing amine oxidoreductase family (TAIR:AT5G14220.1); Has 2189 Blast hits to 2187 proteins in 783 species: Archae - 6; Bacteria - 1392; Metazoa - 195; Fungi - 135; Plants - 152; Viruses - 0; Other Eukaryotes - 309 (source: NCBI BLink).), with amino-acid sequence MELSLLRPTTQSLLPSFSKPNLRLNVYKPLRLRCSVAGGPTVGSSKIEGGGGTTITTDCVIVGGGISGLCIAQALATKHPDAAPNLIVTEAKDRVGGNIITREENGFLWEEGPNSFQPSDPMLTMVVDSGLKDDLVLGDPTAPRFVLWNGKLRPVPSKLTDLPFFDLMSIGGKIRAGFGALGIRPSPPGREESVEEFVRRNLGDEVFERLIEPFCSGVYAGDPSKLSMKAAFGKVWKLEQNGGSIIGGTFKAIQERKNAPKAERDPRLPKPQGQTVGSFRKGLRMLPEAISARLGSKVKLSWKLSGITKLESGGYNLTYETPDGLVSVQSKSVVMTVPSHVASGLLRPLSESAANALSKLYYPPVAAVSISYPKEAIRTECLIDGELKGFGQLHPRTQGVETLGTIYSSSLFPNRAPPGRILLLNYIGGSTNTGILSKSEGELVEAFLVGHFDILDTAKSSLTSSGYEGLFLGGNYVAGVALGRCVEGAYETAIEVNNFMSRYAYK; translated from the exons ATGGAGTTATCTCTTCTCCGTCCGACGACTCAATCGCTTCTTCCGTCGTTTTCGAAGCCCAATCTCCGATTAAATGTTTATAAGCCTCTTAGACTCCGTTGTTCAGTGGCCGGTGGACCAACCGTCGGATCTTCAAAAATCGAAGGCGGAGGAGGCACCACCATCACGACGGATTGTGTGATTGTCGGCGGAGGTATTAGTGGTCTTTGCATCGCTCAGGCGCTTGCTACTAAGCATCCTGATGCTGCTCCGAATTTAATTGTGACCGAGGCTAAGGATCGTGTTGGAGGCAACATTATCACTCGTGAAGAGAATGGTTTTCTCTGGGAAGAAGGTCCCAATAGTTTTCAACCGTCTGATCCTATGCTCACTATGGTG GTAGATAGTGGTTTGAAGGATGATTTGGTGTTGGGAGATCCTACTGCGCCAAGGTTTGTGTTGTGGAATGGGAAATTGAGGCCGGTTCCATCGAAGCTAACAGACTTACCgttctttgatttgatgagTATTGGTGGGAAGATTAGAGCTGGTTTTGGTGCACTTGGCATTCGACCGTCACCTCCA GGTCGTGAAGAATCTGTGGAGGAGTTTGTACGGCGTAACCTCGGTGATGAGGTTTTTGAGCGCCTGATTGAACCGTTTTGTTCAG GTGTTTATGCTGGTGATCCTTCAAAACTGAGCATGAAAGCAGCGTTTGGGAAGGTTTGGAAACTAGAGCAAAATGGTGGAAGCATAATAGGTGGTACTTTTAAGGCAATTCAGGAGAGGAAAAACGCTCCCAAGGCAGAACGAGACCC GCGCCTGCCAAAACCACAGGGCCAAACAGTTGGTTCTTTCAGGAAGGGACTTCGAATGTTGCCAGAAGCAATATCTGCAAG ATTAGGTAGCAAAGTTAAGTTGTCTTGGAAGCTCTCAGGTATCACTAAGCTGGAGAGCGGAGGATACAACTTAACATATGAGACTCCAGATGGTTTAGTTTCCGTGCAGAGCAAAAGTGTTGTAATGACGGTGCCATCTCATGTTGCAAGTGGTCTCTTGCGCCCTCTTTCT GAATCTGCTGCAAATGCACTCTCAAAACTATATTACCCACCAGTTGCAGCAGTATCTATCTCGTACCCGAAAGAAGCAATCCGAACAGAATGTTTGATAGATGGTGAACTAAAGGGTTTTGGGCAATTGCATCCACGCACGCAAGGAGTTGAAACATTAG GAACTATCTACAGCTCCTCACTCTTTCCAAATCGCGCACCGCCCGGAAGAATTTTGCTGTTGAACTACATTGGCGGGTCTACAAACACCGGAATTCTGTCCAAG TCTGAAGGTGAGTTAGTGGAAGCA TTTCTAGTTGGTCACTTTGATATCCTTGACACGGCTAAATCATCTCTAACGTCTTCGGGCTACGAAGGGCTATTTTTGGGTGGCAATTACGTCGCTGGTGTAGCCTTAGGCCGGTGTGTAGAAGGCGCATATGAAACCGCGATTGAGGTCAACAACTTCATGTCACGGTACGCTTACAAGTAA
- a CDS encoding Chitinase family protein (Chitinase family protein; FUNCTIONS IN: chitinase activity; INVOLVED IN: carbohydrate metabolic process, cell wall macromolecule catabolic process; LOCATED IN: cell wall; EXPRESSED IN: 18 plant structures; EXPRESSED DURING: 13 growth stages; CONTAINS InterPro DOMAIN/s: Glycoside hydrolase, family 19 (InterPro:IPR016283), Glycoside hydrolase, family 19, catalytic (InterPro:IPR000726); BEST Arabidopsis thaliana protein match is: Chitinase family protein (TAIR:AT1G02360.1); Has 2167 Blast hits to 2158 proteins in 471 species: Archae - 0; Bacteria - 548; Metazoa - 37; Fungi - 6; Plants - 1456; Viruses - 21; Other Eukaryotes - 99 (source: NCBI BLink).), which yields MEKQISLLLCLLLFIFSISSSLHETEARKHNKYKPAPIMSLVPRTLYDQIFIHKDNNACPAKGFYPYEAFVEATRSFPKFGSVGNFWTRRREVAAFLAQISHETTGGWATAPDGPYAWGLCFKEEVSPQSNYCDASNKDWPCVSGKSYKGRGPIQLSWNYNYGQAGRALGFDGLQNPELVANNSVLAFKTALWFWMTEQTPKPSCHNVMVNRYRPTKADRAANRTVGYGLVTNIINGGLECGIPGDGRVTDRVGYFQRYAQLFKVTTGPNLDCENQRPFS from the exons atgGAGAAACAAATCTCTCTATTGCTCTGTCTactcctcttcatcttctcaatATCATCCTCTCTCCATGAAACCGAAGCTCgaaaacacaataaatataAACCCGCACCGATCATGAGCCTAGTCCCAAGAACTCTCTACGACCAAATCTTCATCCACAAGGACAACAACGCATGCCCTGCAAAAGGTTTCTACCCCTATGAAGCTTTCGTGGAGGCTACAAGATCCTTCCCGAAGTTCGGGAGCGTAGGAAACTTTTGGACAAGGCGACGCGAAGTGGCTGCGTTTTTGGCGCAGATATCTCACGAGACAACAGGTGGTTGGGCCACGGCACCAGACGGACCATATGCGTGGGGATTGTGTTTTAAAGAGGAAGTGAGTCCACAGAGTAATTATTGTGATGCTTCTAATAAGGATTGGCCTTGTGTTTCTGGCAAGTCTTACAAAGGAAGAGGTCCCATTCAACTATCTTG GAATTACAATTACGGACAGGCGGGTCGAGCATTGGGTTTCGACGGTTTACAGAACCCAGAACTTGTAGCCAACAACTCCGTTTTAGCTTTCAAGACAGctctttggttttggatgACCGAACAGACTCCTAAACCGTCCTGCCATAACGTTATGGTCAACCGATACAGACCGACGAAAGCAGATAGAGCAGCAAACCGGACTGTCGGTTATGGTTTAGTCACCAACATCATAAACGGCGGTTTAGAATGTGGGATTCCAGGAGATGGACGGGTCACTGACCGGGTCGGGTATTTCCAAAGATACGCTCAGTTGTTTAAAGTCACCACAGGACCTAATTTAGACTGCGAGAACCAAAGACCCTTCTCCTAA
- a CDS encoding uncharacterized protein (unknown protein; Has 30201 Blast hits to 17322 proteins in 780 species: Archae - 12; Bacteria - 1396; Metazoa - 17338; Fungi - 3422; Plants - 5037; Viruses - 0; Other Eukaryotes - 2996 (source: NCBI BLink).): MWLRNSYPTYGYSSAGLIVGIDRVLVFLKGQEFCRRS; this comes from the coding sequence ATGTGGTTGAGAAACTCGTACCCTACATATGGTTACTCGTCTGCTGGTTTAATCGTTGGGATTGATCGTGTACTAGTCTTTCTTAAAGGCCAAGAATTTTGTCGTCGTAGTTAA
- the CRK gene encoding ARP2/3 complex 16 kDa subunit (p16-Arc) (CROOKED (CRK); CONTAINS InterPro DOMAIN/s: ARP2/3 complex 16kDa subunit (p16-Arc) (InterPro:IPR006789); BEST Arabidopsis thaliana protein match is: ARP2/3 complex 16 kDa subunit (p16-Arc) (TAIR:AT5G65274.1); Has 360 Blast hits to 360 proteins in 109 species: Archae - 0; Bacteria - 0; Metazoa - 256; Fungi - 50; Plants - 40; Viruses - 0; Other Eukaryotes - 14 (source: NCBI BLink).) produces the protein MAEFVEADNAEAIIARIETKSRKIESLLKQYKHVEALKTALEGSPPKTRDERCKSANWIVVHRALMAIKDIDGMLNALDVEYYDILMKYLYRGLSTGDRPTCDQCLKIHEKLTERAGLGCILRCLTDTINTV, from the exons ATGGCAGAATTCGTTGAAGCTGATAACGCAGAAGCAATAATCGCGAGGATCGAAACCAAATCGAGGAAGATTGAAAGCCTACTCAAACA GTACAAACATGTAGAAGCTTTGAAAACGGCTCTTGAAGGTTCGCCTCCGAAAACTCGCGATGAACGTTGCaag TCGGCTAATTGGATAGTTGTGCACAGAGCTTTAATGGCCATTAAGGATATTGACGGAATGCTCAATGCTCTTGATGTCGAATATTACGACATTCTCATGAA GTACTTGTACAGAGGACTTTCTACTGGGGACCGACCCACCTGCGATCAGTGCCTGAAGATTCACGAGAAACTCACTGAGAGAGCTGGTCTCGGTTGCATTCTCCGATGTCTTACTGATACCATCAACACCGTTTGA